AGCAATACGCTGATAAGCTTCTGCTAGTGAATCTAAGTCATTAGCGTAGCTGATCCGAATATGATCAGGCTGACCAAAGGCGCGCCCTGGCACAACTGCTACGTATGCTTCTTCTAACAATGCATTCACAAAATCTTCAGTAGTTGAATAGCCACATAGCTCAACCGCACGCTTAACATTCGGGAACAAATAAAATGCTCCTTGCGGCTTATCCGCTAATTCAAATCCTGGTAGACTTTGAATCTTTGGGAATAAGTAATTTAAACGCTTTTCAAAAGCTTGACGCATAGTTTCAGCATCCGTTTGTTCACCACTCAAAGCCGCAATCGTTGCGTATTGGCTAACCGCAGTTGGATTACCAGTAGCGTGGCTAGCAACCGTCGTCATCGCCTTAATGATCGCCGCATCGCCCAAAACATAACCCATCCGCCAACCAGTCATCGCATAGGTTTTCGACACACCAGTCACCAATAAAGTATTTTTGCGGATAGCATCACTTAAACTAACGACAGAAGTAAACTGATTTCCATTATAAACTAAATTACTGTAGATCTCATCTGAGATTAGCAAAACATCATGTGAGACCGCCCAATTACCGATTGCGGTCAATTCTGCCGCTGTGTAGATCAAACCAGAAGGATTTTGTGGTGAGTTCAAAACAACTGCCTGTGTTTTTGGCGAGTATTCTTTTTCCAGATCCTCGACCGTTACTTTATGTCCCGCCCCAGTCGTTTTAACGGCTAACGGACGACCACCGGCTAAATTAACTTGTTCAGCATAACTGACCCAAAATGGTGCTGGCAATAAAACTTCGTCACCAGGATTCAAGATAACTTGAAAAATCAGATATAACGCAAACTT
This is a stretch of genomic DNA from Loigolactobacillus coryniformis subsp. coryniformis KCTC 3167 = DSM 20001. It encodes these proteins:
- a CDS encoding pyridoxal phosphate-dependent aminotransferase, with the protein product MALSKNVMKVQPSATLAMSAKTKEMIAKGVDVINLSIGEPDFVTPTYIQDAAIAAIRSGKTSFYTPAGGLPELKTAISQRIEAETGVHYDNKQIIATTGAKFALYLIFQVILNPGDEVLLPAPFWVSYAEQVNLAGGRPLAVKTTGAGHKVTVEDLEKEYSPKTQAVVLNSPQNPSGLIYTAAELTAIGNWAVSHDVLLISDEIYSNLVYNGNQFTSVVSLSDAIRKNTLLVTGVSKTYAMTGWRMGYVLGDAAIIKAMTTVASHATGNPTAVSQYATIAALSGEQTDAETMRQAFEKRLNYLFPKIQSLPGFELADKPQGAFYLFPNVKRAVELCGYSTTEDFVNALLEEAYVAVVPGRAFGQPDHIRISYANDLDSLAEAYQRIADFIQTKGNMEA